The proteins below come from a single Lasioglossum baleicum chromosome 20, iyLasBale1, whole genome shotgun sequence genomic window:
- the LOC143218702 gene encoding vasoactive intestinal polypeptide receptor 2 isoform X2: MPDGQWFWNNGTSGTWTNYSQCFKHPLVTLLMELPGGQENNDTLIKKCVPIVKTISKVGYTVSFFTLVVAFFILALIKKLRCPRNMLHMHLFASFMLRAFMALMKDILFVSGIALASDVMIKNGKTYWLVDEKESSWLCKAFTSFWQYFILANYFWILMEGLYLHNLVFLALFTDVNSSIAGYVCLGWGLPAIFVTCWIVVRITLDNKYCWTTHENPYLFLLIRVPTMLSILINFVLFVNIVRVLLLKLKSTVSEETQRYKRWAKSTLVLVPLFGVHYTVFLGMSYSIGVNETVEVVWLFCDQFFASFQGFFVAVLYCFLNGEVRTELSRAIRSQKWSRFRPNWMSRPSNHSGSTCSCNAAKLGRRTKRPPWWKDPWLCFFHDKTARRSTHSMASTQDIGTRGGSLASSRGYLEIAENGQAALPGAQSQQSRYTSPLCSKYTDQSLLSFCSNVSEATPCTGTNADRVRDQHRWSDSECCHLAYELHNLHHGPT, from the exons ATGCCGGATGGCCAGTGGTTTTGGAATAATGGGACCAGCGGCACCTGGACCAACTACAGCCAGTGCTTCAAGCATCCATTAGTAACTCTTCTCATGGAGCTTCCCGGCGGTCAGGAAAATAACGACACGCTCATTAAG AAATGCGTGCCCATAGTGAAGACCATTTCCAAGGTCGGGTACACCGTGTCCTTCTTCACGCTGGTCGTTGCTTTCTTCATTCTGGCGTTGATCAA gaaattaaggtgcccgaggAACATGCTTCACATGCACCTCTTCGCGTCGTTCATGCTGCGAGCGTTCATGGCCCTGATGAAGGACATCCTGTTCGTGTCCGGGATCGCGTTAGCCTCCGACGTGATGATCAAGAATGGGAAGACCTACTGGCTGGTTGATGAGAAGGAGAGCAGCTGGCTGTGCAAAGCGTTCACCAGCTTCTGGCAGTACTTCATCCTCGCTAACTACTTCTGGATACTTATGGAGGGCCTCTATCTCCACAACTTGGTGTTCCTGGCGCTGTTCACCGATGTGAACTCCAGTATAGCTGGCTACGTTTGTCTCGGATGGG GTTTGCCGGCGATATTCGTGACCTGTTGGATCGTGGTGAGAATCACTCTGGACAATAAGTACTGCTGGACCACTCACGAGAACCCCTACCTCTTCCTACTCATCCGAGTGCCCACCATGCTATCTATTTTG ATCAACTTCGTCCTGTTCGTGAACATAGTCAGGGTGCTCCTGTTGAAGCTGAAGTCCACCGTTTCGGAAGAGACTCAAAGATACAA GAGATGGGCGAAGAGCACTCTAGTCCTGGTGCCACTCTTCGGGGTCCACTACACTGTCTTCCTGGGCATGTCCTACAGCATCGGCGTGAACGAGACCGTAGAAGTGGTGTGGCTGTTCTGTGACCAGTTTTTCGCATCTTTCCAG GGTTTCTTCGTGGCTGTGTTGTACTGTTTCCTGAACGGCGAGGTGCGCACGGAGCTTTCCAGAGCAATCAGGAGTCAGAAATGGTCCCGATTCCGGCCGAACTGGATGTCCAGACCGTCCAATCATTCTGGAAGCACCTGCAGTTGCAACGCTGCTAAATTAGGCAGGAGGACTAAACGACCACCTTGGTGGAAGGATCCCTGGCTCTGCTTCTTCCACGATAAGACCGCTCGACGCTCCACGCACTCGATGGCGAGTACACAAG ATATTGGTACGCGAGGAGGTAGTCTAGCCAGCAGCAGAGGATACCTGGAGATCGCTGAAAATGGTCAGGCTGCACTCCCCGGTGCACAGAGCCAACAATCCCGTTACACCTCGCCCCTCTGCAGCAAATACACCGACCAGTCGTTGCTTTCCTTCTGTTCCAAC GTGTCCGAAGCCACACCTTGCACAGGCACGAACGCGGACAGGGTCCGGGACCAGCACCGCTGGAGTGACTCAGAATGCTGTCACCTAGCCTACGAACTGCACAATCTGCACCACGGGCCGACCTGA
- the LOC143218710 gene encoding protein obstructor-E, whose amino-acid sequence MASKTIVYLAIAYGVFVAATPLTNYQRFTSTNNQLAHNVPERQSSGSCEERNGRFPVPNQCDAYIECIDGVPEQKLCPEGLLFNPEARFNYPCGYPIDIDCGARSSRQPPQPTDDCPHQYGYFKVGDHQNCGQFMNCADGRGYVFDCPEGLAFNPESYRCDWPDQVPDCDAEAFLGFRCPEVRDQGIFGGPQFHRSTHDCQHYYVCVNGRPRLHNCGEGNAFNELYNTCDAAENVTGCEPPESSLLNEPLRRPHLF is encoded by the exons ATGGCCTCGAAGACGATCGTTTATCTTGCGATTGCCTACGGCGTGTTTGTGGCCGCAACCC CGTTGACTAATTATCAGCGTTTCACGAGTACAAATAACCAACTGGCTCACAATGTCCCTGAGAGACAGTCATCAGGTTCTTGCGAGGAGAGAAATGGACGATTTCCGGTCCCTAATCAGTGCGACGCCTATATAGAATGTATCGATGGTGTACCCGAGCAAAAACTCTGTCCCGAGGGTCTCCTTTTCAACCCGGAAGCCAGATTCAATTATCCCTGCGGCTATCCTATCGACATCGACTGCGGAGCAAGGTCTAGCCGCC AACCTCCCCAGCCAACGGACGACTGTCCCCATCAATATGGCTACTTTAAGGTTGGGGATCATCAAAACTGCGGTCAGTTTATGAACTGTGCAGATGGTAGAGGGTATGTTTTCGACTGTCCCGAGGGGTTGGCTTTCAACCCTGAAAGTTACCGTTGCGATTGGCCGGATCAAGTACCGGATTGTGATGCAGAGG CGTTCCTCGGCTTCCGGTGCCCGGAAGTGAGGGACCAAGGGATCTTCGGCGGTCCTCAGTTCCATCGCAGCACGCATGATTGCCAACATTATTATGTTTGCGTGAACGGCCGTCCGAGATTGCATAATTGTGGGGAAGGAAACGCGTTCAACGAACTGTACAACACCTGCGACGCCGCGGAAAATGTTACCGGATG CGAGCCACCGGAATCCTCGCTTTTGAACGAGCCGCTGCGCAGACCTCATCtgttttaa
- the LOC143218702 gene encoding parathyroid hormone/parathyroid hormone-related peptide receptor isoform X3, with protein sequence MDTYEDVDFNNPNSVDIQNDILKRKAIQCLQKNVSTLGWCPQYWDEILCWPSTAPGDLAISACPSYIAGFDVQANASRQCMPDGQWFWNNGTSGTWTNYSQCFKHPLVTLLMELPGGQENNDTLIKKCVPIVKTISKVGYTVSFFTLVVAFFILALIKKLRCPRNMLHMHLFASFMLRAFMALMKDILFVSGIALASDVMIKNGKTYWLVDEKESSWLCKAFTSFWQYFILANYFWILMEGLYLHNLVFLALFTDVNSSIAGYVCLGWGLPAIFVTCWIVVRITLDNKYCWTTHENPYLFLLIRVPTMLSILINFVLFVNIVRVLLLKLKSTVSEETQRYKRWAKSTLVLVPLFGVHYTVFLGMSYSIGVNETVEVVWLFCDQFFASFQGFFVAVLYCFLNGEVRTELSRAIRSQKWSRFRPNWMSRPSNHSGSTCSCNAAKLGRRTKRPPWWKDPWLCFFHDKTARRSTHSMILVREEVV encoded by the exons ATGGACACTTAC GAGGATGTCGATTTCAACAATCCGAACAGCGTGGACATCCAGAATGACATCCTGAAGAGGAAGGCCATACAATGCCTTCAAAAGAACGTTTCCACGTTGG GCTGGTGTCCTCAATACTGGGACGAGATACTCTGCTGGCCATCAACCGCACCTGGAGACCTCGCCATCTCCGCGTGTCCATCTTACATCGCTGGTTTCGACGTCCAg GCTAATGCATCGAGACAGTGTATGCCGGATGGCCAGTGGTTTTGGAATAATGGGACCAGCGGCACCTGGACCAACTACAGCCAGTGCTTCAAGCATCCATTAGTAACTCTTCTCATGGAGCTTCCCGGCGGTCAGGAAAATAACGACACGCTCATTAAG AAATGCGTGCCCATAGTGAAGACCATTTCCAAGGTCGGGTACACCGTGTCCTTCTTCACGCTGGTCGTTGCTTTCTTCATTCTGGCGTTGATCAA gaaattaaggtgcccgaggAACATGCTTCACATGCACCTCTTCGCGTCGTTCATGCTGCGAGCGTTCATGGCCCTGATGAAGGACATCCTGTTCGTGTCCGGGATCGCGTTAGCCTCCGACGTGATGATCAAGAATGGGAAGACCTACTGGCTGGTTGATGAGAAGGAGAGCAGCTGGCTGTGCAAAGCGTTCACCAGCTTCTGGCAGTACTTCATCCTCGCTAACTACTTCTGGATACTTATGGAGGGCCTCTATCTCCACAACTTGGTGTTCCTGGCGCTGTTCACCGATGTGAACTCCAGTATAGCTGGCTACGTTTGTCTCGGATGGG GTTTGCCGGCGATATTCGTGACCTGTTGGATCGTGGTGAGAATCACTCTGGACAATAAGTACTGCTGGACCACTCACGAGAACCCCTACCTCTTCCTACTCATCCGAGTGCCCACCATGCTATCTATTTTG ATCAACTTCGTCCTGTTCGTGAACATAGTCAGGGTGCTCCTGTTGAAGCTGAAGTCCACCGTTTCGGAAGAGACTCAAAGATACAA GAGATGGGCGAAGAGCACTCTAGTCCTGGTGCCACTCTTCGGGGTCCACTACACTGTCTTCCTGGGCATGTCCTACAGCATCGGCGTGAACGAGACCGTAGAAGTGGTGTGGCTGTTCTGTGACCAGTTTTTCGCATCTTTCCAG GGTTTCTTCGTGGCTGTGTTGTACTGTTTCCTGAACGGCGAGGTGCGCACGGAGCTTTCCAGAGCAATCAGGAGTCAGAAATGGTCCCGATTCCGGCCGAACTGGATGTCCAGACCGTCCAATCATTCTGGAAGCACCTGCAGTTGCAACGCTGCTAAATTAGGCAGGAGGACTAAACGACCACCTTGGTGGAAGGATCCCTGGCTCTGCTTCTTCCACGATAAGACCGCTCGACGCTCCACGCACTCGATG ATATTGGTACGCGAGGAGGTAGTCTAG
- the LOC143218702 gene encoding secretin receptor isoform X1, giving the protein MDTYEDVDFNNPNSVDIQNDILKRKAIQCLQKNVSTLGWCPQYWDEILCWPSTAPGDLAISACPSYIAGFDVQANASRQCMPDGQWFWNNGTSGTWTNYSQCFKHPLVTLLMELPGGQENNDTLIKKCVPIVKTISKVGYTVSFFTLVVAFFILALIKKLRCPRNMLHMHLFASFMLRAFMALMKDILFVSGIALASDVMIKNGKTYWLVDEKESSWLCKAFTSFWQYFILANYFWILMEGLYLHNLVFLALFTDVNSSIAGYVCLGWGLPAIFVTCWIVVRITLDNKYCWTTHENPYLFLLIRVPTMLSILINFVLFVNIVRVLLLKLKSTVSEETQRYKRWAKSTLVLVPLFGVHYTVFLGMSYSIGVNETVEVVWLFCDQFFASFQGFFVAVLYCFLNGEVRTELSRAIRSQKWSRFRPNWMSRPSNHSGSTCSCNAAKLGRRTKRPPWWKDPWLCFFHDKTARRSTHSMASTQDIGTRGGSLASSRGYLEIAENGQAALPGAQSQQSRYTSPLCSKYTDQSLLSFCSNVSEATPCTGTNADRVRDQHRWSDSECCHLAYELHNLHHGPT; this is encoded by the exons ATGGACACTTAC GAGGATGTCGATTTCAACAATCCGAACAGCGTGGACATCCAGAATGACATCCTGAAGAGGAAGGCCATACAATGCCTTCAAAAGAACGTTTCCACGTTGG GCTGGTGTCCTCAATACTGGGACGAGATACTCTGCTGGCCATCAACCGCACCTGGAGACCTCGCCATCTCCGCGTGTCCATCTTACATCGCTGGTTTCGACGTCCAg GCTAATGCATCGAGACAGTGTATGCCGGATGGCCAGTGGTTTTGGAATAATGGGACCAGCGGCACCTGGACCAACTACAGCCAGTGCTTCAAGCATCCATTAGTAACTCTTCTCATGGAGCTTCCCGGCGGTCAGGAAAATAACGACACGCTCATTAAG AAATGCGTGCCCATAGTGAAGACCATTTCCAAGGTCGGGTACACCGTGTCCTTCTTCACGCTGGTCGTTGCTTTCTTCATTCTGGCGTTGATCAA gaaattaaggtgcccgaggAACATGCTTCACATGCACCTCTTCGCGTCGTTCATGCTGCGAGCGTTCATGGCCCTGATGAAGGACATCCTGTTCGTGTCCGGGATCGCGTTAGCCTCCGACGTGATGATCAAGAATGGGAAGACCTACTGGCTGGTTGATGAGAAGGAGAGCAGCTGGCTGTGCAAAGCGTTCACCAGCTTCTGGCAGTACTTCATCCTCGCTAACTACTTCTGGATACTTATGGAGGGCCTCTATCTCCACAACTTGGTGTTCCTGGCGCTGTTCACCGATGTGAACTCCAGTATAGCTGGCTACGTTTGTCTCGGATGGG GTTTGCCGGCGATATTCGTGACCTGTTGGATCGTGGTGAGAATCACTCTGGACAATAAGTACTGCTGGACCACTCACGAGAACCCCTACCTCTTCCTACTCATCCGAGTGCCCACCATGCTATCTATTTTG ATCAACTTCGTCCTGTTCGTGAACATAGTCAGGGTGCTCCTGTTGAAGCTGAAGTCCACCGTTTCGGAAGAGACTCAAAGATACAA GAGATGGGCGAAGAGCACTCTAGTCCTGGTGCCACTCTTCGGGGTCCACTACACTGTCTTCCTGGGCATGTCCTACAGCATCGGCGTGAACGAGACCGTAGAAGTGGTGTGGCTGTTCTGTGACCAGTTTTTCGCATCTTTCCAG GGTTTCTTCGTGGCTGTGTTGTACTGTTTCCTGAACGGCGAGGTGCGCACGGAGCTTTCCAGAGCAATCAGGAGTCAGAAATGGTCCCGATTCCGGCCGAACTGGATGTCCAGACCGTCCAATCATTCTGGAAGCACCTGCAGTTGCAACGCTGCTAAATTAGGCAGGAGGACTAAACGACCACCTTGGTGGAAGGATCCCTGGCTCTGCTTCTTCCACGATAAGACCGCTCGACGCTCCACGCACTCGATGGCGAGTACACAAG ATATTGGTACGCGAGGAGGTAGTCTAGCCAGCAGCAGAGGATACCTGGAGATCGCTGAAAATGGTCAGGCTGCACTCCCCGGTGCACAGAGCCAACAATCCCGTTACACCTCGCCCCTCTGCAGCAAATACACCGACCAGTCGTTGCTTTCCTTCTGTTCCAAC GTGTCCGAAGCCACACCTTGCACAGGCACGAACGCGGACAGGGTCCGGGACCAGCACCGCTGGAGTGACTCAGAATGCTGTCACCTAGCCTACGAACTGCACAATCTGCACCACGGGCCGACCTGA